The following are encoded together in the Desulfococcus multivorans genome:
- a CDS encoding propionyl-CoA synthetase yields MTNLYDEAYQKSLKDPEGFWGKAAEDCHWYKKWDKVLDDSNKPFYRWFVGGEINTCYNALDFHVDNGRGDQPALIYDSPVTNTIKKYTYRQLRDEVAKFAGVLAGQGVIKGDRVIIYMPMIPEAAIAMLACARIGAVHSVVFGGFASKELATRIQDAKPKVMVSASCGIEVQRVIKYKPLLDEAINISSHKPEKCIIFQRPMETASLIEGRDLDWNAAMADAKPVDCIPLAATDPLYILYTSGTTGQPKGVVRDNGGHVVALKWTMKNIYDVDAGDVYWAASDVGWVVGHSYIVYGPLFKGCTTILFEGKPVGTPDAGVFWRVISEHGVKSLFTAPTAFRAIKRDDPKGELIKKYDLSNFKILFLAGERSDPDTIKWSEDNLKVPVIDHWWQTETGWAICANCMGLHRFPVKYGSPTKAVPGWNVQVVDPDCKQIGPGEIGALVVKLPLPPGALPTLYQNDARYKESYLDEFPGYYKTADAGYIDEEGYVYVMSRTDDIINVAGHRLSTGAMEEVLSDHPDVAECAVLGVEDKLKGQVPVGFLVLKAGVSKSHDDIVKEVVQMVRDRIGPVAAFKTATVVKRLPKTRSGKILRGTIQKIADNQEYKVPATIDDPSILAEMEEALKSIGLAGARK; encoded by the coding sequence ATGACCAATTTATACGATGAGGCCTACCAGAAATCATTGAAGGATCCTGAAGGGTTTTGGGGGAAAGCCGCGGAAGACTGTCATTGGTACAAGAAATGGGACAAGGTCCTGGACGACTCCAATAAACCGTTCTACCGATGGTTCGTCGGCGGAGAAATCAATACCTGTTACAATGCACTCGATTTTCATGTCGACAACGGACGGGGGGATCAGCCCGCACTGATCTATGACAGTCCCGTGACGAACACCATCAAGAAATACACCTATCGCCAACTCCGGGACGAGGTAGCGAAGTTTGCGGGTGTTCTGGCGGGGCAGGGCGTTATAAAAGGGGACCGCGTCATTATCTACATGCCGATGATTCCCGAAGCGGCCATTGCCATGCTGGCTTGTGCCCGCATCGGTGCCGTTCATTCCGTGGTGTTCGGGGGCTTTGCATCCAAAGAACTCGCCACCCGAATCCAGGACGCCAAGCCCAAAGTCATGGTATCGGCCTCATGCGGCATCGAAGTTCAGCGGGTTATCAAGTATAAACCCCTTCTGGACGAGGCCATCAACATCTCCAGCCACAAGCCGGAGAAATGTATCATATTCCAACGTCCGATGGAAACCGCTTCCCTGATCGAGGGACGGGACCTGGACTGGAACGCGGCGATGGCGGATGCCAAGCCGGTGGACTGCATTCCCTTAGCCGCTACGGATCCTTTGTACATTCTTTATACTTCGGGAACCACCGGACAGCCCAAAGGCGTGGTGCGGGACAATGGGGGCCATGTGGTCGCCCTGAAGTGGACCATGAAAAACATTTATGATGTGGATGCGGGTGATGTTTACTGGGCCGCCTCGGACGTCGGATGGGTTGTAGGTCATTCCTACATCGTTTACGGCCCTCTGTTCAAGGGATGCACGACCATCCTGTTCGAGGGGAAACCGGTTGGTACGCCGGATGCGGGCGTCTTCTGGAGGGTTATCTCGGAGCACGGCGTCAAGTCCCTTTTTACCGCACCGACGGCGTTTCGGGCTATCAAGCGGGATGACCCCAAAGGAGAATTGATCAAAAAATATGATCTTTCCAATTTTAAGATCCTCTTTTTGGCGGGCGAGCGCTCGGATCCGGATACCATAAAGTGGTCCGAGGACAATCTCAAGGTTCCGGTCATCGACCACTGGTGGCAAACTGAAACCGGTTGGGCCATTTGCGCAAATTGCATGGGGCTGCATCGATTTCCCGTAAAATACGGCTCGCCGACGAAGGCGGTGCCGGGCTGGAATGTTCAGGTCGTCGACCCGGATTGCAAGCAGATCGGTCCGGGAGAAATCGGGGCACTGGTCGTCAAACTGCCCTTGCCGCCTGGCGCACTTCCAACATTATATCAGAATGATGCGCGTTACAAGGAGTCTTACCTGGATGAATTTCCGGGGTATTACAAAACTGCCGATGCCGGGTATATCGACGAAGAGGGCTATGTCTACGTCATGTCCCGAACCGACGATATCATCAACGTCGCGGGTCATCGCCTTTCCACCGGGGCCATGGAGGAGGTCCTATCCGACCATCCGGATGTGGCGGAGTGTGCGGTTCTGGGCGTGGAAGACAAGCTCAAGGGGCAGGTGCCGGTGGGATTTCTGGTCCTGAAGGCAGGCGTGTCAAAATCCCATGACGACATCGTCAAGGAGGTGGTTCAGATGGTGCGGGATCGCATCGGACCCGTGGCTGCCTTCAAAACTGCAACCGTGGTCAAGCGATTACCCAAAACCCGTTCCGGCAAAATTTTAAGGGGCACCATTCAGAAGATAGCCGACAACCAGGAATACAAAGTCCCTGCGACGATTGATGATCCGTCGATTCTCGCTGAGATGGAAGAGGCTTTGAAATCCATCGGTCTCGCCGGTGCGCGAAAATAA
- a CDS encoding propionyl-CoA synthetase, whose product MTNLYDEAYRQSIQDPETFWGNAAEDIHWYKKYEKVLDDSKKPMYRWFAGGELNTCYNALDVHIDRGRGDRVALIYDSPVTQTIKKYTYRDLRDEVAKFAGVLVEQGVVKGDRVVIYMPMIPEAAVAMLACARIGAIHSVVFGGFAAKELATRINDATPKVIVSASCGIEVTRVIKYKPLLDEAISLSAVKPEKCIIFQRPQEIAALTPGRDIDWAAAMTNAQPVDCVPVAATDPLYILYTSGTTGQPKGVVRDNGGHAVALKWTMKAIYDIDEDDVWWAASDVGWVVGHSYIVYAPLFKGCTSVFFEGKPVGTPDAGVFWRVISQHRVKCMFTAPTAYRAIKREDPKGLLVKDYDMSSFKILFLAGERSDPDTIQWSEKNLNVPVIDHWWQTETGWAIAANCMGLHHFPVKYGSPTKGVPGWDVQALDESCNQMAPGEIGALSVKLPLPPGTLTTLWQNDRRFVESYMEEYPGYYKTADAGYIDDEGYVYVMSRTDDIINVAGHRLSTGAMEEVLADHPEVAECAVLGVADNLKGQIPIGFLVLNAGVERSHDEIIREVVQMVRERIGPVAAFKKATVVKRLPKTRSGKILRGTIQKIADNQDYNVPATIDDPTTLGEMAEALSKIGLAKARQA is encoded by the coding sequence ATGACCAATCTGTACGATGAAGCGTATCGACAATCGATTCAAGATCCTGAGACGTTTTGGGGTAACGCGGCAGAGGACATTCATTGGTACAAAAAATACGAAAAGGTGTTGGATGACTCCAAAAAGCCTATGTATCGGTGGTTTGCGGGCGGAGAACTGAACACCTGCTATAATGCTTTGGATGTTCACATCGACAGGGGTCGAGGAGACAGGGTAGCGCTCATTTACGACAGTCCGGTCACCCAGACTATAAAAAAGTATACCTACAGGGACCTGAGAGACGAGGTGGCCAAATTCGCCGGTGTTTTGGTTGAGCAGGGAGTGGTTAAGGGCGATCGCGTCGTCATCTACATGCCCATGATCCCTGAAGCGGCTGTCGCCATGCTGGCCTGCGCCCGTATCGGTGCGATTCATTCCGTGGTCTTTGGAGGATTTGCAGCCAAGGAACTCGCCACGCGCATCAACGATGCGACCCCCAAGGTCATCGTGTCGGCTTCTTGCGGCATCGAGGTCACTCGCGTCATAAAATACAAGCCGCTTCTGGACGAAGCCATCTCACTTTCCGCCGTGAAACCCGAAAAGTGCATCATTTTTCAGCGTCCCCAGGAAATCGCTGCCTTGACACCGGGTCGCGATATCGACTGGGCTGCCGCTATGACCAATGCCCAGCCCGTCGACTGTGTCCCCGTGGCCGCGACAGATCCCCTTTACATCCTTTACACCTCCGGCACTACGGGTCAGCCCAAAGGTGTCGTTCGAGACAACGGTGGGCATGCGGTTGCCTTGAAATGGACCATGAAGGCGATTTACGATATCGATGAAGACGACGTCTGGTGGGCGGCATCGGATGTCGGCTGGGTCGTCGGTCACTCCTACATCGTTTATGCGCCGCTGTTCAAGGGGTGTACATCGGTTTTTTTTGAGGGAAAACCCGTCGGTACTCCGGATGCCGGGGTTTTCTGGCGGGTCATTTCGCAGCATCGGGTCAAATGCATGTTCACCGCACCCACCGCCTATCGTGCCATCAAGCGGGAGGATCCCAAAGGACTTCTCGTGAAAGACTACGACATGTCCTCCTTCAAGATTCTTTTCCTGGCTGGAGAGCGATCCGATCCGGATACCATTCAATGGTCTGAAAAAAATTTGAACGTACCGGTCATCGACCACTGGTGGCAAACGGAAACGGGTTGGGCCATTGCTGCAAACTGCATGGGATTGCACCATTTTCCGGTAAAATATGGATCGCCGACCAAAGGGGTTCCGGGTTGGGACGTCCAGGCCCTCGACGAGTCCTGCAACCAGATGGCTCCAGGGGAGATCGGCGCATTGTCGGTCAAACTGCCGTTGCCTCCGGGCACGCTTACGACGCTTTGGCAGAACGATAGGCGCTTCGTCGAGTCTTATATGGAAGAGTATCCCGGGTATTACAAGACCGCTGATGCGGGGTATATCGATGATGAGGGATATGTGTATGTCATGTCCCGAACGGACGATATCATCAATGTCGCGGGGCATCGCCTTTCAACAGGCGCCATGGAAGAGGTCCTGGCCGATCATCCGGAGGTTGCCGAATGCGCAGTCCTGGGGGTGGCGGACAACCTGAAGGGACAGATTCCCATCGGCTTTCTGGTGCTGAATGCCGGTGTCGAAAGGAGCCATGACGAGATTATCCGGGAGGTTGTTCAGATGGTTCGGGAACGCATCGGGCCCGTGGCGGCGTTCAAAAAAGCGACAGTGGTCAAGCGTCTTCCCAAGACACGCTCCGGAAAAATTTTGAGGGGGACCATCCAGAAAATCGCGGATAACCAGGATTACAACGTCCCGGCGACCATCGACGATCCCACAACCCTGGGGGAGATGGCCGAAGCGCTCTCCAAAATTGGTCTTGCGAAAGCGCGTCAAGCGTAA
- a CDS encoding HpcH/HpaI aldolase/citrate lyase family protein has translation MKPRRSVLSVPGHVEKMHLKAGQSNADVVMLDLEDSVPLDQKEIARSQVIRSLRTNDWKEKVVTVRINGLDTPYGYRDLLSVLEDAGNRVDAVVVPKVNTAGDIHFVDRMMTGIEMAGMLSRPIAIEASIETAQGLQNVREIAAASERTISLVFGIADYSASVGARLVSISGHGEKEAEIYPGHRWHFALSRIIMTAKANGLMVIDAPYGNFKDPDGLARSAAMACAIGCNGKWAIHPGQVEEINRVFTPSLEDIQLAVKVLDAIADASSHGRGAVAVEGRMVDQATARLAGQLYEQAKYLKLL, from the coding sequence ATGAAACCAAGGCGTTCCGTTTTGTCTGTTCCGGGCCATGTGGAAAAAATGCATCTGAAAGCCGGTCAAAGCAATGCCGATGTGGTTATGCTCGACCTGGAGGACAGTGTTCCCCTGGACCAGAAGGAAATCGCTCGATCCCAGGTGATTCGTTCGCTTCGGACAAACGATTGGAAAGAGAAAGTGGTGACGGTTCGCATCAACGGCCTCGATACGCCATATGGGTACCGTGACCTTTTGTCGGTGCTGGAGGACGCCGGCAATCGGGTGGATGCCGTGGTCGTTCCCAAGGTGAACACGGCGGGCGACATTCACTTTGTGGATCGGATGATGACGGGCATCGAAATGGCCGGGATGCTTTCCCGACCTATCGCGATCGAGGCTTCCATAGAGACGGCACAAGGATTGCAGAACGTTCGGGAGATCGCTGCCGCCAGTGAGCGAACGATTAGTCTGGTGTTCGGTATTGCCGACTATTCCGCTTCCGTAGGTGCCAGATTGGTATCGATATCCGGGCACGGCGAAAAGGAGGCGGAAATTTATCCGGGACATCGGTGGCATTTCGCTTTGAGTCGGATCATCATGACCGCCAAGGCTAACGGTCTCATGGTCATCGATGCACCTTATGGAAATTTCAAGGATCCTGACGGTCTCGCGCGTTCGGCCGCCATGGCCTGTGCTATTGGATGCAACGGTAAATGGGCAATTCATCCGGGGCAGGTTGAAGAAATCAACCGCGTATTTACGCCTTCCCTGGAGGATATTCAACTTGCTGTGAAGGTTTTGGATGCTATTGCCGACGCTTCCTCTCATGGACGGGGCGCCGTGGCTGTCGAAGGCCGAATGGTAGACCAGGCAACGGCTCGGCTTGCAGGTCAGCTTTATGAACAAGCCAAGTATTTAAAATTACTGTAG